In one window of Nocardiopsis aegyptia DNA:
- a CDS encoding thioester domain-containing protein translates to MRGIPLRCAVLLASAGLFGALAGTPAATADDFSRVDRDPLVGAELVLDDGRSASTALFSLRVGARDSVRAYAARVDEEVRPRTAYVESNWSDREDWAQVPEATDPADRASWIVAHSYPRVALTPLAVDAGALHVNEAQAIAGTQAALWHVLDGTDLDRDANDAAVVAVYDLLVQGSAQAVDTAAEPSLEVSPTQLEAVAPEAPLGPLTVGSAGSGSLRLSVRGAPASWLVDDEGQQVSRAGDGDRLYFDVDPSVQAGVATVHVHGSDLPLPEGRLFTGRDGASTQPLVTAEPGTMTSSATATLTWRGSTPPEPEADETAESEEAVVEEAPATQAPAQESARVEEPVPSESPSATDDRIPDDDLATTGTWLSALLIIAGALVVSGLLILVLGRRRRD, encoded by the coding sequence ATGAGGGGCATCCCGCTACGGTGCGCCGTTCTGCTGGCTTCCGCCGGACTGTTCGGCGCCCTGGCCGGCACACCGGCCGCCACCGCCGACGACTTCTCCCGCGTCGACCGCGACCCGCTCGTCGGCGCGGAGCTCGTGCTCGACGACGGGCGGTCCGCCTCCACCGCCCTGTTCAGCCTGCGCGTGGGCGCACGCGACTCCGTGCGGGCCTACGCGGCGCGCGTGGACGAGGAGGTCCGGCCGCGCACGGCCTACGTGGAGTCGAACTGGTCGGACCGCGAGGACTGGGCGCAGGTGCCCGAGGCCACCGATCCGGCCGACCGCGCGAGCTGGATCGTCGCCCACTCCTACCCCCGTGTGGCCCTGACCCCGCTGGCGGTGGACGCGGGCGCGCTGCACGTCAACGAGGCCCAGGCGATCGCCGGGACCCAGGCCGCGCTGTGGCACGTGCTCGACGGGACCGATCTGGACCGCGACGCCAACGACGCCGCGGTCGTCGCCGTCTACGACCTCCTCGTGCAGGGCAGCGCCCAGGCGGTGGACACCGCCGCGGAGCCGTCCCTGGAGGTCTCGCCGACCCAGCTGGAGGCCGTCGCCCCCGAGGCCCCGCTCGGCCCGCTCACGGTGGGCAGCGCCGGATCGGGCAGCCTGCGCCTGTCGGTGCGCGGGGCTCCCGCGTCGTGGCTGGTCGACGACGAGGGACAGCAGGTCTCGCGGGCCGGGGACGGCGACCGGCTCTACTTCGACGTGGACCCCTCGGTCCAGGCGGGTGTGGCGACCGTGCACGTGCACGGCAGTGATCTGCCGCTGCCCGAGGGCCGCCTGTTCACGGGCCGGGACGGCGCCAGTACCCAGCCGCTGGTGACGGCGGAGCCCGGCACCATGACCAGCTCCGCCACGGCGACGCTGACGTGGCGCGGCAGCACGCCCCCCGAGCCGGAGGCGGACGAGACCGCCGAAAGCGAGGAGGCGGTCGTGGAGGAGGCTCCCGCGACGCAGGCGCCCGCCCAGGAGAGCGCCCGGGTGGAGGAGCCCGTGCCGTCGGAGAGCCCGTCCGCGACCGATGACCGAATCCCCGACGACGATCTGGCGACCACCGGGACCTGGTTGTCGGCCCTGTTGATCATCGCGGGGGCGCTGGTGGTGTCCGGCCTGCTCATCCTGGTGCTCGGTCGCCGTCGACGCGATTGA
- a CDS encoding thioester domain-containing protein, with product MTKISLTRSAGRAGLAAAAAGLLAFGLAAPAAAEAAHGEYTGNAETGVSVRMNGDTVGTNLFNLELEDGTVLTAYCIDLETGIRSGAGYDESAWENYPGRGDFAEPAKVHWILQNSYPEITADELAAAAGVDNPRFGDAEALGATQAAIWHFSNGAEMTGEGRNGVTEVYEYLIGAAEDLPQTAEPDASLSITPETAEGAPGGVVGEFEIASSASDIPVTLGENVPDGVELVDLETGEPVSAVNDGDTVGFTVPEGTADGSASFSLSTTATVEVGRLFMGDEESSPTQTLITAEGGETEVSASATASWVLGEEPSEEPSEEPSEQPSEEPSEEPSEQPSEQPSEEPSEQPSEPADDNNSPSLPVTGGALAGLVAAGVAALGAGAGAIYLSRRRKAADTSDVEG from the coding sequence TTGACGAAGATCTCCCTCACCCGTTCCGCCGGGCGCGCGGGCCTTGCCGCCGCCGCTGCCGGTCTGCTGGCGTTCGGCCTCGCCGCGCCCGCCGCCGCCGAAGCCGCCCATGGCGAGTACACGGGCAACGCCGAGACCGGCGTCTCCGTTCGGATGAACGGCGACACCGTGGGCACCAACCTGTTCAACCTGGAGCTGGAGGACGGCACCGTCCTCACGGCCTACTGCATCGACCTCGAGACCGGCATCCGCAGCGGCGCCGGCTACGACGAGTCCGCCTGGGAGAACTACCCGGGCCGCGGTGACTTCGCCGAGCCCGCCAAGGTCCACTGGATCCTGCAGAACAGCTACCCGGAGATCACCGCCGACGAGCTCGCCGCGGCCGCCGGGGTGGACAACCCCCGCTTCGGCGACGCCGAGGCCCTGGGCGCCACCCAGGCCGCCATCTGGCACTTCAGCAACGGCGCGGAGATGACCGGCGAGGGCCGCAACGGCGTCACCGAGGTCTACGAGTACCTCATCGGCGCGGCCGAGGACCTGCCGCAGACCGCGGAGCCCGACGCCTCGCTGAGCATCACCCCGGAGACCGCCGAGGGCGCGCCCGGCGGCGTCGTCGGGGAGTTCGAGATCGCCTCCAGCGCCTCCGACATCCCCGTCACCCTGGGCGAGAACGTCCCGGACGGGGTCGAGCTCGTGGACCTCGAGACCGGCGAGCCCGTCTCCGCGGTCAACGACGGCGACACCGTCGGCTTCACCGTGCCCGAGGGCACCGCGGACGGCAGCGCCTCCTTCAGCCTGTCGACCACCGCCACGGTGGAGGTCGGCCGCCTGTTCATGGGCGACGAGGAGAGCTCCCCGACCCAGACCCTCATCACCGCGGAAGGCGGCGAGACCGAGGTCTCGGCCTCCGCCACCGCGAGCTGGGTGCTCGGTGAGGAGCCGAGCGAGGAGCCGTCCGAGGAGCCCAGCGAGCAGCCCTCCGAGGAGCCCTCTGAGGAGCCGTCCGAGCAGCCGTCGGAGCAGCCCTCCGAGGAGCCCAGCGAGCAGCCGTCCGAGCCCGCCGACGACAACAACTCGCCCAGCCTGCCGGTGACCGGTGGCGCGCTGGCCGGTCTGGTCGCGGCCGGTGTGGCCGCCCTGGGTGCCGGTGCCGGTGCGATCTACCTGAGCCGCCGCCGCAAGGCCGCCGACACGTCCGACGTGGAGGGCTAG